Genomic window (Marasmius oreades isolate 03SP1 chromosome 3, whole genome shotgun sequence):
aattttctcctccttcgctcGGGTCCACTCGTGTGCTCCCTGCTTTGTACCGTATAAGGATTTCTTAAGTCGGCATACTATTCGCTTTCCGTGAAGGTGGGTTGGAATGGATTTAAATTCGGAGTAGTACGGAGGAAGTTCCATGTAGATTTTCTGGTCCGGTGGCAGTGTACCATAGAGATAGGCGTTTTTGACATCTCCGTGGTCAATTTCGGCTCCGAGACTTGTGGCGACTGCAAGTAGTGTACGGATCGTCGCCAGACGCACCGTCGGAGCGAACGTATCCGTGTAGTCTACGCCAAATTTCTGCGTAAAACCCTTTGCTACTGCTCTCACCTTGTACTTGGCAACTTTTCCTTCGGAATCCCGTTTTCTCTGGAGGACGCATCTAGATCCGACGAGATTGATACCTTTGGGTAGCTCTACTAGATCCCaggtttccatcttttcgatCTGATCGTATTCGGCTTGAAAGGCCggtctccagagttccgCTTCAGGTCCAGTCAATGCTTCCTCTACACTTGGTTCGTCTTCTACGGCGACCATCGCTTCCGCAATTaattcctctagattgaacaggactccccctggttctaatctttcctcctcatctacaAATCCGGCGAACGCGGCGTCCTTTCGGGGTTTGATATGATGAGCCTTCACGTTCATGttgttcatcattctccaaccACCGGGTCCGGGTTTCGCAGCTGTTGTTCTTACAGGACGGCGATTTATTTCGGGTTCCGGAACTTCCGGAGGCTGTTCCGGTTCGGGTTCCGGAGTTCTCGgcggtgttggtggtggcggaTCGTCTGGGATTTGTGGCAATGGTGGTGGAATAGCGGCGGGGACTTGCGGCGTACTGGAAATGCTCGGATTGGACTCGGAAAAATTCCTAGAGGTTGGAAAATCAGGTAAGTCTGTCTCCCCCTCAATGTGAGCAGTTCCAGGTTCGAATTGTTCGTCTTTGTTGAAGACTACATCCCGTTCGACCGAAACTTTACACTTTTCGGGCCAGTAAATTCTGTACCCTTTGGTTGCTTGGTCATAACCAACAAACCTGCCTTCCTTTGCCCTTGAGTCTAGCTTTCCGGCTTCTAAGTCCTTCACCCACACTTTCCGTCCCCATTCTGGTACCTTTGCAATGTCCGGTTTTAATCCGGTTCCGGCTTCCAGCGGAGTTTGATCATTCTTCAGTCCTCTATGACGAAGTCGATCTTTAACCCAAAAAGCATGGTTAATTGCTTCGGCCCACAAGTTCCGGGATAACTTGGCACGTATCAACAGTGTGCGAGCCATGTCCAGTGTTGTCCGGTTAATCCGTTCAGATCCGCCGTTGGATTGCGGCGAATCGTGGGCTGTCAAATGACGAATGGTTCCTCTAGACGCAAGATAGTTGTCAAATTCTGTAGACAAAAATTCTCCGCCTCGGTCCGCTCCGaaaatttggataggttggttccgttgagtcatcatccatgcctcatactccttgtaCTTCTGCAGAGCTTCTGATTTATGCTTCATGAAGTGTACCCACGATTGCCGAGTGTGTTTGTCGTGGAAAGCAATGAAGTAATTGTGACCACCTAAGGATTTAACGGGTGCGGGTCCCCAAACGTCGGCCGTAACTTTTCCGCCGACAACTGGTTGGAacgattcttcttcgctttcCTTCGGAAATGGCCTCCGAGTAATTTTCGCTTTGACACAGTCTTCGCAAAATTCTCGAGGTGACTTCGGATCAATTCGGATTCCGGTGATCATTTCATGTTTGATCATGTAGTCAATGTCGTCATAGTTGACATGGGCAAGAATCCGATGTGCTTCCATACGACTTAGAGTAATGTCCGGAGTAGATGATTCGGCAGCGTGAGCATGATGATCTGTGATACGATAGAGATTTCGGATCCGGGGAATTCGGCCGACGATTTTTCCATCGGACGTTTGAATAATGCATGTACTGTTGTGGATTGTAAGTTTGCATCCGGCTCGGTCCATGCTGCTGACAGAAATAAGAGTGTAGACCATTTGTGGACAATAATAGATGTTCTTCAACGTAACTTTCATCGGACTTTTCCCGGGTCCCATCGGAAAGTAAACCTGCATGTTCCCCTTGCCTATGGCATTAAAAGATCGTCCGTTGGCAGCCGTAATAGGCTCCGGAGGAATTTCGACGTAATCACTTATACTATCGCGATCTGGGGTAAAATGGCTGCTTGCTCCACAGTCTATAATTTTATCGGAGTCCGTGCGGGTAGCCGCGTTGGCTGTATGTTCGCTTCGGAAATCCGACGTAATCCGGTGTTCGGACGCTGCATAGTCCACAGAACTAGTAGCTAAGAGCGCAACTCCGtcggacttttcctccttttcgGCTACGTTAGCACCCTTTGcaactttctgcttctctttcgGCAATGCCTTAAACCAGGCAGGCGCACTATCCGCCTTACCTCCTCCTTCGGCATAACAATCAGTCTTGATGTGACCCTTCTTGTTACAATTGTGGCAAGTGGTATCCTTGTGGGGATTTCCACTACCTCCACCTTTTCCGCTTTTTCGGCTACAGTTCCCTTTTTGGTTTCCGTCGGATCCACAAGCTTTattaaaggaagctacagGGGCCTCCTgcgacttcttctcctccgccTGCATTAGCGATTGGTCATACTCACTTTCGAGACTTGATAAAAGTACTTCAATATCGACTGGTTGACTGCTGTTTCGGGCTATGATGGAGATCGAGGTGAGTACGGGTTTGTACATGGCGGACGATGATAGGGAACGAGTGATGTTAGATGTAAACATAAGGTCGTCAACAGGGTGTCCCATTTCGGCCAACTTTTCTCggagttccttcatctccgtaaTGTGATTCCGGAGGTTTCCGCCTTCCGATAATCGCATGTTTTGAAGTTTCGTCAATAAATCGGCCGCTATAAGTGATCCGCGATTTTCGTTGACATCTataagcttcttccaaacgtCGCATGCTGTCGGTAAATCTCGGACCCGTATGAAGAGTGATTTCGGAATGGTTTGATAAATGAATTCTCGGGTCTGAGCCTCCTTCTGGTCGTACTCATCCCAtgcatcctcattcttctctaCGGCCGCTTCTTCTACCGGTAGTAGCAACGATCCTTCTTTGTACCACTTCCCATCTTGTTGTAACACTAATTTTTCCGGCTTCCGTGCGGTACCGAACAGGTGCCGTTTGAGTCCTTTGGACACGGCGTGGTTAACGACtctggacttgtagtctgacCAGTTCGCACTTCCCTCCTGTAGGGTAGGTAGTTTCTGTACCAGTTTCAAAGCTGTCGAGGACGACACGGTTTCGTtgccggggcccataacctgtgatgcgcagtgttgaatagagtgtaagaacggagaaacgtcggagtccgtcggagctccggagtgcgagagagtggctaaagagagtataacctcagtgacggttagacacTTGTATTAAGATATAGTACCTAAAGAGAGTATACTATAGAGGATAAgatgagtacttctgaatatgggaaaagaagagaagatgacttacacctcagtgacggttagacactgaggtgtggtTGTACGTATTCAGTAACTATATAGACTAACGGAGATTAATACCACGTGTTTATTTTGATATACAACACCTATAACACCAGCTACACAACAAAGAGTTCAGGCGCTCACCAATGATCTGggcagagaaggaaggaaaggggTTGGACTGGTGTTGCTCCAGGAGCACACCCGTGTGTCTTAGCACTAGACTGCTTGTAACACGTTAATCTgcagaaaacaaaaaaaaaaaaaaaaaaaaaaaaaaagacgcGTGCACAGGCGTTGATAGTCAGTTAGACGCCAGTGCGCGTGAGGGCGCTAATCTCAGTCGCTATCTTATCCTCTGATTAGAGGCTCGTGTCTAGATTTACATAAAATGCAACGATTGACCTGACGGGTACCGATTTTAGATGCGTTTTCAAAAGGACCTTCTAAGTAAGTACTAGTTGTTTACCGTTTGCTTCACCGTGCTGAATCGTCTCTGAGTCCATGTGAGTGCTCCCGAAAAGAACAGAGTAGCTTCCCTGGCGATAGCGAAAGACGCAGGGTCTGCGGCCATGTGATGTACTAGGGGTCTGACATTTTCGGCGATTTCCGAACAACTGTATAGTTTCTGAAAGCTTGATACCTTTCGTCAATGGCGATTGCACTGCGCGGAGAAATAACGCAGGTGCAACCGAAAACATTTGGAAAACAGTGGTGGGCGATACTTAGACGGCGCATCCAGGTCGGCAGGTAAGGATCTTGTAATTTCGGTTCTCCAAAGTTGACACACCACTGCTAGCAAACGGCTGTGTACATCGACATCGAGATTCAGACTAAACGGCCTCACGACTCGCGCGAAGCTAACTATCTCTCAACGTCAACCCTTGCTTCAGGAAAATCCGACCAGAATTCCCGTTGCTGCATATGGAGCTTTACTATTCAGTCATCAAATAGATGGTGTCCATTATCACGTCCGTATACAACCGATAGGAGGCGAACCCTGGATAAAACATGAATTGAAATAGAACTTCCTTTGGCGATTGGACAAAACACTCGAAGTCTGAATCAAGAACATCCAAGTCATACTGGGAAAACGCCGCGACAACTTTCGATCTCGGATCTGACCTTGTACTCGGATGATGCAGGATTGTAAGGGGTAAAACTTTCCAAATTGACGCACTTACATGACCGCTAAAGGAAATGAAGCTCGCCAACGCGAATTTGGAACTTTTGAACGCGGAGTTCAAAGTATCCTTCAAATGAAGTGCATCTGCGCCCCAGTTCGCACTTTAGAGCAAGATGGGATGTGTGGGACTCGTCTCGTTCTTTGATCAGGAAGGAATTCGATACATCGTTTGCCGGAGACCGCGGATGAAAACAGAATAAAAGACTGCCATTTTCACGACCTACTACCCAGCATCTCAGGCGACCCAGTCTCTGCGAGCCAGCTAAATCCAGACATCCCTGTTCGAAATGATCTTCTTCAACCGGCTTTTCTCCTCTGTTCTTCTCGCCATTCTGTATGCCTCCTACAACAATGCCGCTGCTCGTCCTTCAGATGCAATATACAGCACTCACCATACGAGGGACCTCGGAAATGGCGTCAAGCTTCAGATTTTCCATCCTCCCTCCAACTATAACGTTCGTTTCTTTGCGTACTAAGGTTGTTGAAACTGACCCTTGATATTGCGTTTTTCAGACTTACGGGGAGGGCCTTGACGTTCCTTCATCATTCTTCGATGCTCCGATTGAAGAGAAGACTGTTTCCTTTGTCTCGTCGAAGCTCAATGTGGACTCGGGGAAAGTTTCATTCAAGTCCGGGTACACCAGCGACAACGGCGAATCGTTTGGCTACGCTCAACAAGTTCATGTCAGTCTCCAGTTCTCCATCTGCTGTTGGGAAGTTTTCTGATGCGTAACTTTACAGGACGGTGTTCCCATTGCGAATGCTGTGGCCAACGTTGCATTCAAAAACAACAAAGTTGTCGCTTTTGGTCAATCATTCATTGATACCTGTAGGTTTTCCAATGTACACACGTACTATTTCTAGCTAACGTTTGCGAACCAGCTAAAGCTGCGGATTCCAAACCATCGGTTGATGTTTCCACCGTCATTCCAAAGGTGGAACAGACTTTGCAAGGCAAAAAGAACGACATCGAGCCGACTGTCAAGTATCTCGCTCAGCAAGATGGCTCTCTTGCTCTCGTGCATGCATTCCAAGTCGAGAACGACGAAGCTGGGACCTTCTATGAAGCTTTTGCCGATGCACACACTGGAGAATTACTCTCTGTTACCGACTTTGTCGCCAAAGCCTCTGTGAGTGACTGGCGACTCGTTCGCCATTGATTCGTACTAATGCCGGTATCATAGTACCGTGTTGTCCCAATCTTTAAACAAGACATTACAGAGGGTCTCGAATTACTCACAAACCCCGCGCTCACCTCCGCATCACCCCAAGGATGGCATTTTTTGAAAGGCGTAAATACCACTGATACTTCGTGAGTTTAGTATTACTCCCTTTTCCGTTGACTGACCTCCCTCGACAGCGGTAATAACGTCGTCACCTACAAGGGTGCGACGACGGCTACTACCAAACAATCAACTAGTGGTCTTGTCTTCGACTACACATACAACCCTAGCGTTGGCCCGACTGCAGGAGCCAACCTCGATGCTGCGCGCACGAACGCTTTCTACTTAATCAATGCCTACCACGATACGTTGTACCAGTATGGTTTCACGGAAAGCAAGTTCAACTTCCAGTTCGACAACCTCGGGAAGGGCGGTGTCGGGAATGACCCAGTTTACGTCAGTGTTCAAGACGCTTCTGGAGTCAACAACGCCTTCTTTGCTACTCCTCCCGAGTAAGTACCCTCTTTAGCTTGCTGTTTTGACTGTCTACAGGCACTAAAATATGGAATAGGGGTCAACCTGGACGGTGCAGGATGTACATTTTCACACTTACGAATCCGAACCGGGATGGTACCCTATCAAACGATATCGTAATTCATGAAATGACCCATGGCCTCAGCAACCGACTGGTCGGTGGTGGTAGAGCCGCTTGCCTACAGACATTCGAGTCCCAAGGTTTGGGTGAAGGGTGGTCCGACGCTGTTGCCgagtgagtttttttttgtctgcTGCTACTTTTTCGCTTCTCTTTTGCTGAAAGGATCGCATTGTAAATAGCTGGTTTGTCCACTCTGATTCTCCTCAGATTACCGACTTTGCGTTTGTTCCTTGGCTATTTAACAGCCCTCGGGGTGGTCGATCAAGGCCCTATTCAACTTCCACAACGACCAACCCTTATACATATTCCACTCTTCGTGGGCTGAATGAAGTACATGGTGCGTTCGATCGTATGGTATAATGACATCACTTCAATGTTCTGACCCTTTATTATTACAGATATCGGAGAGGTAAGCAGCTACTATTTGTACAAACCCGCCCTAAAAACTCATTCCgtttttttttaatttttcgCCTTCACTAATCATAGGTCTGGTAGGTCAACCCCTTACCGTTTTTTTGATCTCTCAAACTCAGTTGCACCCATTTCCATAGGGCAAACATCCTCCATAACGTGTACGCTCAACTCGTAAGCGCACGCGGGTTCTCCACCACGGCTCGAACGAGTGCGAGTGGAACCCAAGGAAACATTGTCTATATGCGACTTCTCGTTGACTCCTTTTCTTTATTACCTTGCAACCCCACTTTCATACAAGCTCGTAACGGGTTCATTCAAGCTGATATCAATCGATATGGCGGTGCCAATAAGTGTCTGTTGTGGAGGGCGTTTGCTAGTAGGGGTATGGGTTGGAGTGCTGCGAATTATAACGATGCTTTCGATCTTCCCCAGGGTTGTTAAGTTGGTAGTCTTCTCTTGaaattcttttttttctttttacgTTTACATATCGACGGGTTTCTTGGGCGAATTTAGTAAATTCAGTAACGGTGTTGATTTACAATCCATTACTGTTTGACCAGAACCTTTCGATCCGCGATATTTATTAGCATGGTTATCCTGCTATGGTAGCTGCACCTGTCCAGATACTCGGTCTTTCGATGTGATTTTCTCCTACAAGTGCTAGTACTGTGAATAACTTCCCCCAACGAGACGCCGAActgcctttgcctttgcaCTTCTTTTCCGCCATGCGAGAGCCATCAAAGACCTTAGACGACATCCACGATAACCCTCGACGAACGTGAAGAAACTATTGTCCAAACTGTCCAACGTAAGATTTTGATGTATGTTGAGACTACTTGGCTAAAGGGGCCGCATTAACGTCAAGATTATCAAGATAGGGATATTGTGGCGCACCTGCGAGTTGAAAACACAAAACCCGAATATTTTCTCCCTAGTTCACTACTTTTTGGTCGACTAAGTAGTCAACGACTCGACGTGGTATGAAAGCATCGCTTTAAGACCGTTTCACAATTTCCAGAGCGTGCGCTTTGACAGGAACTTCGTTCTCTGCTCAAGCACTTTtaatttgaagttttggcaCCGTGAAACCGATAGTGCCTGTGCGAGAAAAGATGGCGTTTGCGAACATTTCAGCCTAGGAGCGTGGCTGCCCGGGCCGTGTCTCTTCAGGACCCGCAAACCAGCCTATCGAATATTGAGGGCCTGTGTTGGAAAGTTGGAAAGATATGTTTCGAATGGAGCTAGTAACCAATTGCAATCGGTCATTTCGGAATTGCAAAGCAAAGGAAGCCCTTGTGGAGAATACGTCGACCGCCTTTTTGCACCATGAATGTAGGGTCATCGCATCAAATTGCACGATCGAGTCGTTTTATTGCTCTTCCTACTCTAGATCTATGCGAGTAAAGGTCAGGCGACCATCAATCATGTTTGTAGAACACCTTTCAAGTGAATGTGGCCATGGAACCCTTTCGTCGCCATCGTCGTTATCGAACGTAAGAAAGAGTTCACCGCCACACAGCCACCTCTCCCTTTCCACGACCGAATTTATCAACGACGAAAACCTCTCGAGGTCCGAGCAGTAATCACGTCGACATGGCGATAACGATGCGTCGTTTTGGAGGATGTAGGTTCGAGAGGCGCTGAAGTTCGTCAAAGAAGGGCATTCAAGTTGAGTAAAATGCTCATGGCAGTGCTGAAAAGTACCAATCAATAATTTTCCAGCTACCGAATTACATTGACGTTATAATTATATTCAACAGGCACAGAAGCTTGATCTAATCACACTTTCTTACTCTTAACGCCGAAATGCCAAATCGTCGCTCCATGTCGGCGACTCGATATCTTCCAAGTACCCAAACCGACACTCGTTATATGCAAACCTCGGCATCGAGTCAAAGTACGCATCGTACCGCGGATCTAACGCACCGCTAAGCGAACCAGAATAAGAATAAGAAAACCCCGGGACGTTAAAGGCCTTCCAAGGATCCCTACACGTCTCACCCACGCATGTTTTCAACACAATTAGGAGGGCGTCTAGACGGGATGCGACGCGGGTAGTGTGTGGGGACGAAAAGGAGAATGTTTCGGGATTGTTGTTCCGAGCTAGGTTGTGGAGTTGGTAGGGATCGGTCTGGGTTAATGCCAGTGGTTAGGTGAGTAATTCGGGAAGGAGTATTCCAGAGAAGGTTCAAACTTTACTTTGAGGTCATACAGCTCCCTCTCTCCGGTACACCAAACACCATAAACCCAATCATGTTCACTGCCGGTATCATCCTTAACGCGAATTGACCGATACGTCGTATTACTGATTGATGTCGATCCTTAACCAAAGAAGAAATTTTAGTGAGGGGTACGGGGGAGGGCCTTGAAATTGAACCAGCACCCACTTGCGTAAATCCCTTCTTCCACTGCCGCATTCCAATACTCGACTAATGCGTGTCTTGGTTTGCTCTTTGCCACCCCCCGGTCGTTGCTTAAAAAATCCTTTCCGTCGACACTGTAATCCTGGACGTCCGCTCCGGCGAGGCCCAATATCGTGGCACCCAGATCAACCATGGAATAGACATcgtccttattccttttgtTGGCGGGAATCTTGGGGCCTCGGATGATAAGGGGCACGAGGACATCTGGAGAACAGGCGATGAAACGAAATAAAAAGCGCAACACGTAAAAAATTACCTTCTTCATAAGGTAAAGTCTTTCCTAACATACGACGGTGCGAACCGAGGGCGTACCCATTGTCGGATGTGCTACAAGAAAAGATAGCAGCGCGGTAAAAATATCAGCCGCAAGCAGGCGGATGGTAAGGACGGCAGTGGGAGGGGGACTGACAAAATAATATAGGTATTGTCGGATACTTCGCGGCCAGCTTGCTCAACCTTTTTGACGATCGCTTCGACAAGTTCGTCAACTGGTTGAAGTACGCGGAGGCGTTGTCGGTACACGTGGTCCGTCTAATCGCAAAGAAAATCAGTCGATAAAGCTCAGTGCAGAGGAGACAACCTGAGTATAACAACATACATAATCAACCTCAGTCTTGTTCAACTCCTCCAAATTCTTCAGCCACGAAACAGCACCTCTCGCCTTGGCGTTGAATGAAGGGGTCCGGGGAACCTTGACGTCCTCAAATAAACCTTCCTGCCCCTTTCTCGGTACTGGCTCTGTGAACTGTCCGTCCGCGATCTGAACTTCAAGATGCGGGGCTGTCGGGGCGATACCAAGGAAGAACGGTTTGCCGTTTTGACTAGGATCCAAGGCTTCTTCGAGTAAACCCAGCGCCTTGTCCCGGACAACGTCGACTTGGAACTGTCCCTCGTAGTTCACCGGGGCAGCGCTCTGGGATGAGAAGGAGGCGTTGTAGTATAGATAGACGTTGGGGTCTACCAGAAAATCGGAGTGGGTCCAACCTTTCGGAGGTTGGGTAGCTATCTGGTCGTATGCGAGGCCGTTCATCTGATGAAAAGTGTAGGGTTATAAATTGAAATGCGGAATAGGCGCTTGTTATACAGACCAGCTTCCCGGTATAGTATGTTCCGTACCCGGCCCTTTGGAGGTAAAGTGGTAGATATTTATCGTTGTGACCTTTTTCACAGAAAACCTGATATCCTGAAAGCAGAACAAATTCATCAAGCGTTTGTCGGAGAAAAGCGCGACGAAGCTCACCTCCAAAATCACCTACAACGTAAGTAATATTATGGTTGTGTGCGTACTGGGCTCTTAGGAGCGAGACTCTGGAGGGACAGCACAATGACACGGGTGCGTAAAATCTTTCATACGCCGTCCCTTTCTCTGCTAAAGTACTCTTGAGTTTCGGCATGAAGTCTAAAGTTCCTGTACGGACATCTTGGTCGTcggtgatgatgaggatgatgttGGGCTTGCACAAAACTCCGACGAGAGTAGTGCAAAGGAGAAAAAGGTGCTGTATGCGAAACATATCAGCTGGGAGAAAGGTAGCCTTTGGTTAATCTGGGCGTGCAAACCTAGTGGCCCAACTGGTTGGAGAATATTTCTGACCGGCCTATATATAGAGGATGGTATGGTAGCCATCTGCCTCGAAATAGAGAGTCGCTTGGGTCAGGGTGGTACTAGTGTGTTCCGAGGAAGGGCTGTGGGTAAGTTGTTATCGTGGCATTTTTGCGCAATGAAAATATGCCATCGCATCAAATTGCACAATTGAGGCGTTCTGTTCGCCTGTGTACCCCTGCTCCACATGGTCCAACTCCGAGTCCCGAACCGCTGTTCAGCCTGTGTATATTACAGCAATGATGGTGCGTAAGTGTCTTTTTCAAATAATCTATTATATCGTTCGGTCAGCATTCATGAGATGAGGAATGTCGGACATACTAGTAGGGGATAATTTCTCCAGCATCGCCAAGGGAGTCACGGTGAAATACTTGTTGCAGCCTTTTACAGTAAGCTGAGTATTTTCAACGGCAGCTTAAACTTGTGGTATGTGCCACTAGGAAAGTCTACATTTCTGAAGCGTTAGATCCCAGCTAGTTCCCGCTAGTTCAGGTTTAGATCGCTGTCGTAATGGAGCCCCAGTAATGGAGGGAGGCTGAGAGCCACCTTCAAGACCGTGGTCCGTCACAGATAGATCATGACACTGGGAACTGATCGAGTCGAGGTTTGTGAAATTGAGATAAGATCGGTAAATATATATATTGCCGGCTGCCTTGACACTTTCCCAGGATAAGCCTCTACATAGCTCGTGTGGTTCGGACGACTGTAAATTTGGGGGAAAGATCGTCGTTGCTCATAAGCACTGTTACAGTGCGAAGGCTCTCTACACACAGGTCCGACTCATTCAGGGACCACTCCGTGGAATCTACCTACTGTCGAGTTATTGTTTAAGTGATGTTCCTGGTCCGAGCCACGGCCCGCCTAGTATCCCTAATGATTCGTTCCCGGGAAACGGACCGAACATCGAAGACGAATAATAGACCTTCCCGGGCTCCCCTTATGAAAATGGATTAAAATGCAGTATGTAACTTCGCTCTGTGCAAATAGTGGTACCAACATATTCACTCTGTACCCCTTCAATCGCCCAGCTTGACGAGGACTCGGATGACCATGAACTTGTACGATCGCATGGCATTCCGTATTGATCCCATGTCTTCTCTGTGGCGTGGGAAGGTCACAGTTCTATGGCCTATAATGACCTTCCAAGATGGTAACTCACGCCGATTGAAAAAGAAACCCCGATTCATTTAGGGTTTCAGGTTTCTCATGTCGAACTGTCCAGAGGATACGCCACGAACGTGAAGCGTCGGAGCGCAGCTAGGTTTGCATCGACTCCGAGCTCGCCGCGACGACATACTAGCTTAGTGCCTTCAGAACCCGCAGGTTTCAAGTTGCTCAGTTCATAGCAGTTGCGGGTTGTCGTAGATCTCCGAGTCTGAGCGCCTTTGATGGCCATAAGTTAGTACCGCATGGCGGAAGAGAAGCTCTGCAAGGCAATCCAGCCATAACCATCTCAGATGCGGCGTCGACTTGACCAGAGTAGATCCCTTCAAGCCTACCGCTCCTCCTGGAATTCTCAGCGAGTTGTATTTCTAACTCAAGCCTGCCAACCAATAGGGTCATGTCAAATGGTAGTACATTATAGTTCGACACCTTACCCATTCAATTTACTACGTCCTAACTCAATAACTCCATCGATAACCGAAGAACACAAAGAAGAACAATCACCTCAACAGCCCTGGGGAAGATCAAAAGCATTGACATGATTCGCCGCGCTCCAACCCATACCCCTACTAGTAAACACCCTCCACAACGTACAGTAATTAGCGCCAGCATACCGATTGATATCAGCTTGAA
Coding sequences:
- a CDS encoding uncharacterized protein (MEROPS:MER0001400) gives rise to the protein MIFFNRLFSSVLLAILYASYNNAAARPSDAIYSTHHTRDLGNGVKLQIFHPPSNYNTYGEGLDVPSSFFDAPIEEKTVSFVSSKLNVDSGKVSFKSGYTSDNGESFGYAQQVHDGVPIANAVANVAFKNNKVVAFGQSFIDTSKAADSKPSVDVSTVIPKVEQTLQGKKNDIEPTVKYLAQQDGSLALVHAFQVENDEAGTFYEAFADAHTGELLSVTDFVAKASYRVVPIFKQDITEGLELLTNPALTSASPQGWHFLKGVNTTDTSGNNVVTYKGATTATTKQSTSGLVFDYTYNPSVGPTAGANLDAARTNAFYLINAYHDTLYQYGFTESKFNFQFDNLGKGGVGNDPVYVSVQDASGVNNAFFATPPEGQPGRCRMYIFTLTNPNRDGTLSNDIVIHEMTHGLSNRLVGGGRAACLQTFESQGLGEGWSDAVADWFVHSDSPQITDFAFVPWLFNSPRGGRSRPYSTSTTTNPYTYSTLRGLNEVHDIGEVWANILHNVYAQLVSARGFSTTARTSASGTQGNIVYMRLLVDSFSLLPCNPTFIQARNGFIQADINRYGGANKCLLWRAFASRGMGWSAANYNDAFDLPQGC